Proteins from one Ranitomeya variabilis isolate aRanVar5 chromosome 1, aRanVar5.hap1, whole genome shotgun sequence genomic window:
- the MYDGF gene encoding myeloid-derived growth factor gives MAAAVLSAVLLLCLTNHIRAEAGGNTEEFDVQPGGLEHTYTKQLGDFSCSFHYAAQGGTNEKWHMSVGVDEESRYFSCSIWRPLGTSYLFFMKFKVEVSGGNIEFFEAYSQADKPLKKSEYVIKDTTVSDVPGSFSSSLSKLTIMARSPHAEL, from the exons ATGGCGGCGGCGGTGCTCAGTGCGGTGCTCCTGCTGTGCCTTACTAATCACATCCGGGCTGAAGCCGGTGGGAACACGGAGGAGTTCGACGTGCAGCCGGGAGGCCTGGAGCACACGTATACGAAGCAGCTG GGTGACTTCTCCTGCAGTTTTCATTACGCAGCCCAGGGAGGTACAAATGAG AAATGGCATATGAGTGTTGGAGTAGATGAGGAGAGCAGATATTTCTCTTGCTCGATATGGCG accgctgggaacatcttatTTGTTTTTCATGAAGTTCAAAGTTGAGGTGTCGGGAGGGAATATCGAATTCTTTGAAGCTTAT TCTCaggcagacaaaccactgaaaaagtCAGAATATGTAATAAAGGACACAACTG TTTCAGATGTTCCTGGTTCCTTCTCATCGTCTCTTTCTAAGCTAACCATTATGGCTAGGTCACCTCATGCAGAATTGTGA